The segment AAAATGAGAGTTCTCTTTCTTTGCACCGGAAACTATTATCGCAGTCGTTTTGCGGAAGAATATTTTAATGCGAGGGCAGAGTCGGAAAGGCTGGATTGGCAGGCCGATTCCCGCGCGTTACGGCGTGAGCTGATTGCCAAGGACAACACCGTTATTTCAGCAGAGACGCTCAAAGCCTTGGAATTGCTCGGCATCACACCGCGCGCCGCTTCGCGGGAGCCGCGTGTTGCGCAGGCGCAGGATTTCTGCGATGCCGATCTCATCATCGCCTTAAATGAGCGGGAACACCGGCCTGCCGTGGAAGAACATTTTCCGCAATGGGCGGATGCCGTAGACTATTGGGATGTCGAGGACGCCGACCTTTGGGAGCCGCCGCAGACGATCAGCCGTATCATGGAGCGTGTTGAAGATCTCATCGAGCAGCTGAAACGTTCCAAAGAAAGCGTCAACGTACGATCCTCACGCGCGTCTGATTGGCCAGCGTTTCGTAACCTTTGACGATCAGGCGATCGTTCACCCGCAGCCCTTCGACGACCTCGAC is part of the candidate division KSB1 bacterium genome and harbors:
- a CDS encoding low molecular weight phosphatase family protein; translation: MRVLFLCTGNYYRSRFAEEYFNARAESERLDWQADSRALRRELIAKDNTVISAETLKALELLGITPRAASREPRVAQAQDFCDADLIIALNEREHRPAVEEHFPQWADAVDYWDVEDADLWEPPQTISRIMERVEDLIEQLKRSKESVNVRSSRASDWPAFRNL